Proteins from a genomic interval of Parcubacteria group bacterium ADurb.Bin159:
- the rfaQ gene encoding Lipopolysaccharide core heptosyltransferase RfaQ, with protein sequence MVKYVYKKRGLTILFSIIDWFLKWLPKRKVVNKNYYSKILIVNFGHIGDAILLSPFLSILKSRFEKAEIDVLTNPYSENVFKRIKSVNRVISFLPFWGNQKRKKGDFFKSFISFFILIQTLKKRKYDLSFDTKGDPLVILLLFLARIKRRIGYDHGGLGNFLTDVPVLNEKQHQIFIYLDLLELLGIEIEKENIKLNWPLLAEERQWANNFLFRKGVRKNDVLIIMHPGSRDPSRMWPVAHWHKLIKELLNSAPVKIILVVGKGEENLIKQITKGINDSNVIQVINPNLSDLAALIAWAKIFIGVNSGPGHLAAALNIPVVSIFSAANDPVRWRPFTKRLHLFYCSLPCKNCQKKSCKELTCLKLIKPHKVASVILEALKFS encoded by the coding sequence ATGGTAAAATACGTCTACAAAAAACGAGGGTTGACCATTCTTTTTTCAATTATTGATTGGTTTCTAAAATGGCTTCCCAAAAGAAAAGTTGTTAACAAAAATTATTATTCAAAAATTTTAATAGTTAATTTTGGTCATATAGGAGATGCTATATTGCTATCTCCTTTTTTAAGTATTTTAAAAAGTCGTTTTGAAAAAGCGGAAATAGATGTTTTAACTAATCCATATTCAGAAAATGTTTTTAAAAGAATAAAAAGCGTAAACAGGGTTATTAGCTTTTTGCCTTTTTGGGGAAACCAAAAGAGAAAAAAGGGAGATTTTTTTAAGAGTTTTATCTCTTTTTTTATATTAATTCAAACCTTAAAGAAAAGAAAATATGATCTATCCTTTGATACGAAGGGCGATCCTTTAGTTATTCTTTTACTTTTTTTGGCTAGAATAAAAAGAAGAATTGGCTATGATCACGGAGGTTTAGGTAACTTTTTAACAGATGTGCCTGTTTTGAACGAAAAGCAGCATCAAATTTTTATCTATTTGGATCTTCTGGAGCTATTAGGCATTGAAATAGAGAAAGAAAATATTAAATTAAATTGGCCCCTTTTAGCCGAAGAAAGGCAATGGGCTAATAATTTTTTATTTAGAAAGGGTGTTCGCAAAAATGATGTGTTAATTATAATGCATCCCGGCAGCAGGGATCCTTCTAGAATGTGGCCTGTTGCCCATTGGCATAAATTAATAAAGGAATTACTCAATTCTGCCCCAGTAAAGATTATTTTGGTTGTTGGTAAAGGTGAGGAAAACTTGATTAAGCAAATAACCAAAGGTATTAATGATTCTAATGTAATTCAGGTTATTAATCCCAATCTATCTGATTTAGCCGCTTTAATTGCCTGGGCTAAAATTTTTATTGGTGTAAATTCTGGTCCCGGGCATTTAGCTGCAGCCTTAAATATACCGGTTGTTTCTATCTTTTCGGCTGCCAATGATCCTGTTCGCTGGCGACCGTTCACAAAAAGGCTACATCTCTTTTACTGTAGTTTGCCTTGTAAAAATTGTCAGAAGAAAAGTTGTAAAGAATTGACCTGCTTGAAACTAATTAAACCTCATAAAGTTGCCTCTGTAATTTTAGAAGCATTGAAATTTTCCTAA